DNA from Thiovulum sp. ES:
AATTGGCGAAAGTATGATTGCTGATGTTGGTTTTACATCTTTTTCTGAAAATGAGAGTTTAGAAATAATAGTTATTGATAAATTAGGTTGGGAAGTTTCTGGGGAAGTTGTTTTGCCAATTGAGACAGAAGGGTTTATAAATTTCAAGAATTACTCAAACGGAATAGAGTATTGGGCAAATTTAGAAGCTGGTTATTTCAATATTTCAAATGTAAAAGAGGGTAACTATTCTGTTTCTATTGAATTTTTTGAAGAGGAGAAAAAACATATATTTTTCATGACCTCATCGCTACCAATTTCAAGCAGAGAGATTTATTGGAGTTTTGACGGCGAAAGATATAAACCTGAAGGAGTTGAAAGATTTGAAATTGCAGAAAACAAGTATTTCAATTTTGATCTTTCTGAAGCTTTGGAAAATGAGATAAGTTTCAGAATTCGTGGTGAAATAGCTGATGCAAATTTTACATATGGTGAAATCTTTGTTCCAAATACCTCTATAAATTACCGTTTTACAGATTTTAATTTGGAAATTCCTCCGCGAGATGACTATTTCTTACTTTTAAATATAAATGATCGGGAATACTTTTATAACAATTCAGAAATTTTAGATAGTGATGTTGAGTGGTTCGCACTTGATTCAAACGGTTCAAATATTTGTCCAGTCGATGGAACTTGGAATTGTGATTGGGAAAATTCCCAAAATTGGATTTGGTATCCAGAAGTCTCCTCTTTTTCGATTTCAGCCGATACAAATTTATCTCTGCAAAAACCTGTTGAAAGTAGAATTTCTGCTCAAATAGAACTTGGAAATGATTTTGCAAATGAGAGCGGAACAATTTCGCTGTATAAATGGAATGGTGGAGTTTCAGAAAGTTATGATTTTACAACTCTTGAAAATGGTGTTTTGCCAATTTCATTTTTTAGTAGTGGTGGAATTGATTGGCGGTTTGAGATTTCAAATTCACTTTTCCACTTTGCAATTACTGAAGATTCTCTAATTCGCAATGAAAACTCTTGGAATGGTCTGAACCCAAAAAGTGAAACTCTTCATGATTTTTCAACCGACTTAGATTTTGGAACAATCGCACTGCCAAAACAGAATAGTGTGAAGTTTTCAATTTTAAATCTTGATGAAAAAGAGCGAATTTCAATCCGACTCAAAGATGAAGAGGGAAATTCATATGATGAATTGAATTCAAAAATGGTTTGGAGCAGTGAAGTTTTTTCAGATTCTGTGGATTTTCTTGTTCCAAATGGAAAATATAAAATCTCTCTTTATCCAGAAAATCACGATTCTGGTTTTGTTACAGAAATTATAGAAAATAATATTTCAAATTTTGGTTGGGAAAACGATCCAATTTTTGTTGAAATTACAAGCGAAACAGAGTTTATTTTAGAGTTAGAATCAAATGCGGATTTAAAGACTCTTTCAGGAACTGTTGAACTTTTTGACGGAAATTTTGAGAGTGGTTGGATTGAAGTTTGGAACGAGAATACAAGAAAAGGTGGAGTTGTTTCAGAAAATGGGGACTTCCAAATTTCTGGGCTAAAACCCTCTAGTGATTACCAAATATCTTTTACATCTTGGGAGTTTGAGGGATACACAACAAGTGAAAATTTAGGGGCTTGGATTGTTGGAGATTATCAAAATTTCAATTTTTCAAACGGTTTAAATACTTGGAGGATTTACGGTTCAATTTCTGGAGTTGATGAGAATATTTCTGGTGGATATGCAATTCTTTCACACTTTGAAGAGATAAGTGAAGAGTGGGTTGTTGTTTCAAAAAGAGAGACAAATGGAGATTTTGAATTTCAAAAAGTTCCAGAAATTACAGAGGCAACAGAAAAATATATTGTGATGTATGGAACAGAGATTGAGAATGAGAGTGGCGGAAAAAGTTTTAAAATTTATAATGCAACAACGGTAGATGAAGAGATTATTGAAAATATTGGTGAAAGAAACGAGACAATTTCAATAGAATTTTCAATTTCAGGAGAGTAAATGATAATAATTGGTTCAAAAGAGTTAGAGAGTGAAAAATTCCATTTTGTAAAAAATATCGATGAGGTCGGAAAAACTCCGCCAAATTCCACAATTCTGATAGATTTCAATATGAAAATTATCAAATTTGCAAGAGAAAATTCTGTTTCAATTGCTGTGAGAGTTTTAAATACAAGCGAAGCAATTCTTTCGGAAAATCTAGGAGTTCAATTTATAGTTTCAAATTTTCAATTGGCAGGAGAAATTCAGGAAATTGCTGACAAATATATTTATGATGCAAAAATATTGACACCAATTAGAAATTTTGGCGAATTAGAGCAAATAGCAAAAAGGGGAATCGATGGTGCAATCTTCCTCTAAATTTGTAGTAATTGGACTTTCTGGTGGCATTGATTCCTCTTACTCTGCTTATCTTTTAAAAAAAGAGGGGTATCGAGTCGAGGGTGTCTATTTTCGTGTGCATGATTTGGAAGATGATTTCCAGAAAAATTTGGAAAGAGTCAAAAAAGTAGCAACATTTTTAGATATAAAACTCCACATTTTAGATTTTCGTGAAAAATTTCGTGAAACAGTTTTTGATCCTTTTATCAAAAGTTATATAGATGGTGAAACTCCAAATCCATGTATAAATTGTAATCGGGAAATTAAATTTGGTGAAATGTTCGACTTTGCACAAAGTATCGGAGCTGACCTCATCGCTACTGGACACTATTTAAAACATGACGGAAAATTTATTTACGAAGCATTAGATGATAATAAAGATCAGAGCTATTTTCTTTTTGATATTGACAAATCCCTACTTTTAAAATTGATTTTTCCACTTTCAAATCTCAAAAAAAGTGAAGTAAAAGAGTCTGCAAAAAAGATTCCTGAACTTTATGAAATTGCCACTGCGGTAGAGAGTCGAGAAATCTGTTTTGTTGAAAACACATATTTGGAAATTTTAGAAGAGAAAAATAGAATTGATTTAGAGGGAGATGTTTTAAATTCAAGTGGTGAAATTATCGGAAAACATCGCGGATATATGCACTATACAATTGGAAAACGACGAGGCTTCACTCTTAAAGTAGCACATGAACCACACTATGTTTTGAAAATAATTCCTGAAAAAAATCACATTATTGTTGGAAAACGAGAAGAGTTAGCAGAAACAAAAGTTTCACTCAAAAATTTAAATATGTCCATCCCTAATACTGATTTTGAAGCAACTGTAAAATTGCGATTCCGCTCAAAACCGTTGCCTTGTCAAGTTCAGATTTCCAATGGAAAAGCAGAAGTTCAGCTTTTTGAACCAGTTTTTGGATTGGCAAAAGGTCAAGCAGGAGTTTTTTATCGAGATGGAAAACTTCTTGGCGGTGGCTGGATAGAATAGAGATCTATTTAAAAAATAATTTGCAAAGCGATGATTTTTATCACTTTGCTATTTTTAGCAATTGTTCCAAATTCAGAAA
Protein-coding regions in this window:
- a CDS encoding tRNA (5-methylaminomethyl-2-thiouridylate)-methyltransferase (PFAM: tRNA methyl transferase~TIGRFAM: tRNA (5-methylaminomethyl-2-thiouridylate)-methyltransferase), translating into MVQSSSKFVVIGLSGGIDSSYSAYLLKKEGYRVEGVYFRVHDLEDDFQKNLERVKKVATFLDIKLHILDFREKFRETVFDPFIKSYIDGETPNPCINCNREIKFGEMFDFAQSIGADLIATGHYLKHDGKFIYEALDDNKDQSYFLFDIDKSLLLKLIFPLSNLKKSEVKESAKKIPELYEIATAVESREICFVENTYLEILEEKNRIDLEGDVLNSSGEIIGKHRGYMHYTIGKRRGFTLKVAHEPHYVLKIIPEKNHIIVGKREELAETKVSLKNLNMSIPNTDFEATVKLRFRSKPLPCQVQISNGKAEVQLFEPVFGLAKGQAGVFYRDGKLLGGGWIE